A genomic segment from Endomicrobiales bacterium encodes:
- a CDS encoding N-acetylmuramoyl-L-alanine amidase, with the protein MIKKHLFLLIVLFTLFASAAFAVEKESIIPVVDGESKDAIWLYKFSAGDYFLAQDVANVYKAVPSWKAASGKVSLSMNNQRLDIFVKSSRASLNGKPFGMKLPSKYVSGKLYVPTSLLSAEKFSDFSGSKSEFNKENGVLTVEKIVNVYAPRFYSKYDETVLTFAVLENLDYAVEQSKNQLELQFLRGRVFEETVGIDDGVIKEVALKNTGRMAKVIVRLEEGAGNVEVNVLSKPLRVVVSVVRTDKAGPLPDSFKGECVIEGSTQTINTEFVSSMVQEEIASTDTANQNTQIIKSAAQKPALAKERKVSVKNRLQAPQEVEKFKSLKAAVVTEPVAIVGNREPSIRGRRKVLVLDAGHGGHDPGAVGKNGTNEKDINLKIVQELKALFEEDGAFDVYLTREDDTFIPLYDRASFANHKKADLFVSVHCNASLDRDLTGFEIYFLSENASSPEAAATEILENSVIKLEAKSSQEKSRLENILASMVINEFINEASELCCFVSGEVVKRTSQKNRGVMQAGFYVLRGTQMPSVLVETAFISNPGEEAKLNSENFRQKTADSIYDAVKKYFARRESMGKT; encoded by the coding sequence ATGATCAAAAAACACTTATTTTTATTGATAGTTTTATTTACTTTATTTGCATCTGCGGCGTTTGCCGTTGAAAAAGAGAGCATTATACCTGTTGTTGATGGTGAGTCAAAAGATGCAATTTGGCTTTACAAGTTTTCGGCTGGAGATTATTTTTTGGCGCAAGATGTTGCAAATGTTTACAAAGCAGTGCCAAGCTGGAAGGCCGCAAGTGGCAAGGTTTCGCTTTCTATGAACAACCAGCGGCTTGATATTTTTGTAAAGAGTTCGCGTGCCTCGTTAAATGGCAAACCTTTTGGAATGAAATTGCCGTCAAAGTATGTTTCGGGCAAGTTATATGTGCCTACAAGTTTGCTTAGCGCGGAAAAATTTTCCGATTTTAGCGGTAGTAAATCTGAGTTTAACAAAGAAAACGGTGTACTTACGGTAGAAAAAATAGTAAATGTTTACGCTCCAAGGTTTTACTCTAAATATGATGAAACCGTTCTTACTTTTGCGGTGCTTGAAAACTTAGATTATGCTGTTGAACAAAGCAAAAACCAGCTTGAGTTGCAGTTTTTGCGTGGCAGGGTTTTTGAAGAAACCGTTGGCATTGATGATGGTGTTATAAAAGAAGTTGCGCTAAAAAATACTGGCCGTATGGCAAAGGTGATTGTGCGTTTAGAAGAGGGTGCCGGCAATGTCGAAGTAAATGTGCTTTCAAAGCCATTGCGCGTTGTAGTTAGTGTTGTAAGAACAGATAAGGCAGGCCCGTTGCCAGATTCTTTTAAAGGCGAGTGCGTTATAGAAGGTTCAACGCAAACAATTAATACCGAATTTGTTTCTAGTATGGTGCAAGAGGAAATTGCATCTACCGACACAGCCAATCAAAATACACAAATTATAAAAAGTGCGGCACAAAAACCTGCTTTGGCAAAAGAGCGCAAAGTTTCTGTAAAAAATAGGTTGCAAGCGCCACAGGAAGTGGAAAAATTTAAGTCATTAAAGGCCGCGGTTGTTACGGAGCCGGTTGCAATTGTTGGAAATAGGGAGCCGTCGATTAGGGGTAGAAGAAAGGTGCTTGTGCTTGATGCAGGCCACGGCGGGCACGACCCCGGCGCAGTTGGTAAAAACGGCACTAACGAAAAAGATATAAACTTAAAAATAGTGCAAGAACTTAAAGCATTATTTGAAGAAGATGGTGCTTTTGATGTATATTTAACCCGCGAAGATGACACCTTTATTCCTTTGTATGATAGAGCGTCTTTTGCAAACCATAAAAAAGCTGATTTATTTGTTTCGGTGCATTGCAACGCTTCGTTAGATAGAGATTTGACTGGTTTTGAAATATATTTTCTTTCGGAAAATGCTTCAAGCCCCGAGGCTGCCGCCACTGAAATTTTAGAAAACTCTGTTATTAAGCTTGAAGCTAAATCGTCGCAGGAAAAAAGCCGTTTGGAAAACATTCTTGCATCTATGGTTATAAACGAATTTATAAATGAGGCATCTGAGCTTTGTTGTTTTGTTTCAGGTGAGGTTGTAAAGAGAACAAGTCAAAAAAATCGCGGTGTTATGCAGGCGGGCTTTTATGTTTTGCGCGGCACGCAAATGCCATCGGTGCTTGTTGAAACAGCATTTATTTCTAATCCGGGTGAAGAGGCAAAGCTTAACTCAGAAAATTTTCGGCAAAAGACTGCCGATTCAATTTATGATGCAGTTAAAAAATATTTTGCAAGAAGAGAAAGCATGGGGAAAACATGA